CGCACGTGCTGCGGCACAGCTTCGCCACGCACCTGCTCGAAAACGGCGCCGAAATCATGAGCGTAAAAGAGATGCTCGGTCATTCGAACATCTCCACCACTCAAGTTTATACGCATGTAAATGCAGAACGCCTGCGCGCCGCCTTCAAGAAGACGCACCCGCGAGCCTAGAGTTTCGTGATGCAGCGGACAGATTCAAGAATCGGACTGCCGACGCCGCAATTTTATACAAACTAGAAGAAACTTCCCTTTATGCCGACAGCGATAGTCCACTGCTGGAGGATATCATTCCAGTCCGGAGCATCCCATTTGCGCATCGGAGAATCATCGTATTCATTTTTCGGATTGGCAGGATTGCTCTTGTCGTGAATAGGCACAGACAGCGCAAGGAACACCGGGAAATCCGCATTCGAGAATTCGATGCCGTAAGCAATCGCAAGCGACCAGGCCTGGTGATCGGGATCCGGACGCGGGTCGTACGTATCCGCCTTCTCGGAACTGATCCACGCCACGCCGAGAGGCACGGAGAAATTGAGACCGAGGCTCTGCACAATCCCCGGACGACCACGGTAGCCATAGGCGACAGACGCGCTCACGGAAGGCGGCGTGTAGGCGCCCAAATCGTTTTCGCCATAGGGTTTGAAACGGTATTCGAAGCGGTCGCCTTCGTGCTTGATATCCTTCCAATAAGTATCGTTGAACTCGTTCTCACCCGAAATCAAATGCATTGCGAACGGGTGCGTGTAACTCAGGCTGTAAAGCCAGATTCCCTTGTCGGTATCGCGGCTGTAATCCCAGCCGAGCGTGAGGGAATAAAGGCCCGAGCCCTTCTGGAAACTCGAAGGCAGAAACTCTTGTGCGGCATCGTTACCGCGCTTGATGTCGTACTGGCCCGTAGGAATCGAGAGGCTTGCCGAAAGCGATGCTGCGCCACCGCTACCGATGGTCTTGCTGAAATCGAAACTGATATCGCCGAGGCCACCTGTGCTCCTGTCTGCCGGAGCCTGGTTACTGCGATACTGCACTTCGCCCTGATGCGACACGAACGGGATGGAAACACCGAGCTTCGTGGACCAGGTAGGCTTGATGGAGAAATGCGGGGTGAGCGTCAAGGCGGAGAAGTTCTGCCCGACATTGTACTTGGTGAACACTTCCGTCTCAAGGTAGCCACCGGAGACTCCCTGACCAATCCACTTGATGCCGTCGCCGGAACCACCACCGGAACCGCCCGCACCGCAGCCGCCAATGGACTGCCACGGAGTCGCAGGTTCGACAGGAACATTGTACGAAACAAAGAAAGAGGCAGCGGCCAAAACCGCAACTGCACCGTATTTAAAAATATTCTGCTTTTTCATGGTGCACCTCACGGGAGTTCAAGCAGGAAGCCGTAGTTTGTACCAGTAGCAAGGAACTTGCCATCGGGAGAACGCCCTCCCATCATGGGAACGGAAGCCACCGTACGGGCTTCCCCCACCCATTCAACAGAGAGGTCGACAGGCGCGCCCGCAAGCAAACGGACTTCGCGCATCACGGTACGGCCGACGGAACCATCCTGAGTAGACGTTTCACGGAGGTCGCTCTTGTTGAGCATCTGCGGCCAATTCTGCGGGAACTCGGTCCACAACACGTACAGGTGTCCATTGTATTCAAACCAGTGCGGCTGAGCCGGATCCGATGTCGAACCCGACAAGCGTTCAATCTTCACCGGAACGGAAGACGAAGAAAGTTCCTGGATGTAAGCTTCCCAGGTGGCTGGATTTTCCAGCATGTTATACACAACGAACTTGCCATCCGGAGAAATCAACGGGCTGTCTATATCCCAGGAAGAACGGTCAGCAGGCTTCTTGAGCGTCTTGGCCTTCTTGAGCCCGCCATTAGCAAAATCGACAAACACGATTTCTTTCTTCTCGCTCACGTAAGTAAGACGGACATCCTTCGTACCGAAGAATCCCTCCACAGTGGAGTCAGCGGCATCTTCTTCGACGCTTGCATCCGGAGAAACCCAGAGATGCGGAGTCGCCGTTTCAATAATATCCTTGTCGTAGAACCAGAACTTCTTGCTGTCGGAAAGGCGCACGGCAAACATGCCATAGTCCAAGTCATAACACGACTTGCGGCCATTGATATCGTAGGCTCGGAGCGCCACGACATAATCGGGATGCGTACTCCATTCCGGATCCTGGAACTGGCAATCGCCCGCATCAAAATCCGCCATCATGTACCAAAGCACCTTGCCCGCCGTATCGGAAATCGTCAAGCGGTCATGCTGGACAACATCCGCCTTTGAAACCGTATATTCCGAATCGGGACGAGTCACCTTAAGGTCACTGCCGAAGTTGAGCCAAAGCATGGACGCCGGGAAATTCACCGTATCCTGCGAAACGGACGGATTGCAAATCTGCTCCATCGTATTCACCGGATACACTGAACCAGAAGCCTGGCTAGCGGTATCACCCGCCTCGGCCTCGAACGGTTCGGGAGAATAGCACGCGACAAGCAACGCGGGCAACAATATTCCAAATAACTTCTTCATTTACTTTTTTCCAAATAACCCCTATCGTTCGCCCTACGGACTCACTTCAGGATGACACAAACAATTACAGTTTCACCTTCACCTTCTCGCGCATGGCCATGACCTGCGCCTTGGCTTCTTCCACGGTATCGCGACGGGCAAGCAACACGCCCAGGCGGCGGTGGCCCTTAAGTTCGGGCTTACCGAACAGGCGGAGCGCCGTATCGGGTTCGGCGAGCACATCTTCCAAGCCACCGAACTTCACGTGGTCGGAATTGCCGTCCACCACAATCGCCTTCGAGGCGCTCGGGCCGTGGAACGCAATGTTCGGGATGGGCAAGCCAAGGATGGCGCGGGCATGCAGTGCAAATTCAGAGAGGTCCTGGCTGATGAGGGTCACCATGCCGGTATCGTGCGGACGCGGGGAAACTTCGCTGAACAGCACCTCGTCCTTGCACACGAAGAGTTCCACGCCGAAGATGCCGCGACCACCGAGGGCGTCCGTCACCTTCTTCGCAATCACCTTCGCCTGTTCCAGCAGTTCCGGTTTCATCGGCTGCGGCTGCCAAGATTCCTGGTAATCACCGCCCACCTGGTGGTGGCCAATCGGTTCCAGGAAACTCGTGCCCGCCACATGGCGAACCGTGAGCAGGGTAATTTCGTAATCGAACGGCACGAAACCTTCCACAATCACACGGCTGGCATGGCCCGTACGGCCCTCATGCTGGGAAATATCCCAGGAGTTCTGGATATCGGCTTCGGTCTTGATGACACTCTGGCCGTGGCCCGAGGAACTCATCACCGGCTTCACCACGCAGGGGATGCCGATTTCCTTGACGGCGGCCTTGAAATCTTCAAAATTGTCGGCGAAGCGGTACGGGCTCGTCTTGATGCCGAGTTCTTCGGCAGCCAGGCGACGGATGCCTTCGCGGTTCATGGTAAGCTTGGTGGCCTTCGCGGTCGGGATGACGGTAAAGCCTTCCTTTTCGAGTTCTACGAGCGTATCGGTCGCAATCGCCTCCACCTCGGGAACGATGTAGTCCGGCTTTTCCAGTTCAATCACGCGGCGGAGTTCGGCACCGTCGAGCATGTTGATGACATGGCTGCGATGAGCCACCTGCATACCGGGAGCATTGGCGTAGCGGTCCACGGCAATCACTTCGACGCCCAGACGCATCATCTCGATGATGACTTCCTTGCCCAGTTCGCCTGCTCCACAGAACAGGACCTTGGTAGCGCTAGAACTTAGAGGTGTACCGATTTCTGCCATAAAATACTCCTTGATTTTCAAATAATATAGATATTAGACAACAAGAAAACACACCCAAAGTACCAAAAAGCCCTGCCGAGGCAGAGCTTCTTCAATTTTTATGGATTTGCCAAAATGTTTTGCCTAGTCTAAAATTTCAAGTCAACCGGATTGAACGTGAAGCGTATGCCCGAACGGAGCCAGCCATCAAAGCCGTCGTCACCTTTGACATGAGTGAGATTTTCGTAATAGCGGAAGCCGCCACCCACGTAGAAACCGAACCAGCCGTTCACCTTCATGCGGTAGACACCGTCGAGCAGGTATTGCGCTTCCTCAATTCCCGACGGAGAATTTTCGGCACCGGCAAGTGCCACGTTGTAATCGGTGTACATTTCCTTGTCGCCCTGGCGGAGCCATGCGAGCGTAAGCGCAAGTGAATGCGGGCCACGGGACCAGCCGATATCAAGCCACACGTCAAGAGCATCGGCGCCACGACGGTACCCAATCGGATAATCCACAAAATAGGCATCGGCGTAATCTATGTCCTGCTGCTCACGGAAGTTGCTGCGGTAGTTGCGACGGCTCGTGTACTTGAGCAGCGGAAGCCTGCTGTTGTTCGCCACAGGGTCGGTACGCACCACGTCGAGTCTCCAGGAGAACTTTCCCGCAGTCCGCGTTTCCAGTTCATGGTAATAGCCGAAAAGGAAGTTGATGACGGAACGGCTCGTGCCAAAATTGTCATCCTCGCCCACCGGGCTATTGATATCTTCCATGTTCACCTGGCCGTAGAACCGCGCACCGTTCGAAGTCTTGTAGCCCAGTTCCACGGAAGTCGCCGCGGAGGTGTATCCGTTTGCATAATTGTCGTGCCAATAGATGAAGGGGCTGATGGAACGGAACTCGGGCGACTTGCCCCCTATCATGCTCTGCTCGGCCACGTATATCCAGAACTTGCCGGTCTCGATACCGAAGCGGTGAAACACGAACGTCTTGACATTCTCATCGTACACGCGATTGCGCTGGTTTGCCACCTGGTTGCCGGGGTCGGTACATTTTTGCACA
Above is a window of Fibrobacter sp. DNA encoding:
- the purT gene encoding formate-dependent phosphoribosylglycinamide formyltransferase — encoded protein: MAEIGTPLSSSATKVLFCGAGELGKEVIIEMMRLGVEVIAVDRYANAPGMQVAHRSHVINMLDGAELRRVIELEKPDYIVPEVEAIATDTLVELEKEGFTVIPTAKATKLTMNREGIRRLAAEELGIKTSPYRFADNFEDFKAAVKEIGIPCVVKPVMSSSGHGQSVIKTEADIQNSWDISQHEGRTGHASRVIVEGFVPFDYEITLLTVRHVAGTSFLEPIGHHQVGGDYQESWQPQPMKPELLEQAKVIAKKVTDALGGRGIFGVELFVCKDEVLFSEVSPRPHDTGMVTLISQDLSEFALHARAILGLPIPNIAFHGPSASKAIVVDGNSDHVKFGGLEDVLAEPDTALRLFGKPELKGHRRLGVLLARRDTVEEAKAQVMAMREKVKVKL